Proteins encoded by one window of Cannabis sativa cultivar Pink pepper isolate KNU-18-1 chromosome 4, ASM2916894v1, whole genome shotgun sequence:
- the LOC115714537 gene encoding ACT domain-containing protein ACR4, translating to MDCWSSSLPHDDEFEKLMRRINPPRVTVDNDSSREATLITVDSANRRGSLLEVVQVLTDLNLIIRRAYISSDGEWFMDVFHVTDQRGRKLSEDDVAERIQQSLGPRGRSFRSLRRSVGVQAAGENTTIELTGRDRPGLLSEVFAVLADLKCNVVAAEVWTHNSRMASVVFITDESTGLPINDADRLDNIKQLLLYVLKGDRDKRSANTAVSVGSTHKERRLHQMMYADRDYDVDDTDCGGTTSDRRKALVTVENCADKGYTVVNLRCPDRPKLLFDTVCTLTDMQYVVYHATVNSEGPEACQEYYIRHMDGCPISSEAERQRVINCLEAAVRRRTSEGIRLELCGDDRAGLLSDVTRIFRENGLSVTRAEVTTRGSQAVNVFYVTDASGNPVRTETIEAVRSEIGLTILRVKEEELLSKSPPQESGRFSLGNLFRSSSEKFLYNLGLIKSYS from the exons aTGGATTGTTGGTCTTCTTCTCTCCCTCATGATGACGAGTTTGAGAAGCTTATGAGGAGAATTAATCCTCCTAG GGTTACAGTTGATAATGATTCAAGCAGGGAAGCCACTCTGATTACG GTTGACAGTGCAAATAGGCGTGGGAGTTTGCTTGAGGTGGTTCAGGTTTTAACTGATTTAAACCTCATTATAAGACGTGCTTACATTTCTTCTGATGGGGAATGGTTTATGGATG TATTTCATGTCACTGATCAACGGGGGAGAAAACTATCTGAAGATGATGTGGCTGAGCGGATTCAACAG TCTTTGGGTCCAAGGGGACGGAGTTTTCGGTCATTAAGAAGGTCAGTTGGTGTTCAAGCTGCTGGAGAAAACACTACAATTGAGTTAACTGGAAGAGACAGGCCAGGATTGCTTTCGGAGGTTTTTGCTGTTCTGGCAGACCTTAAATGTAATGTAGTCGCAGCAGAAGTGTGGACTCATAATTCAAGAATGGCATCGGTTGTTTTCATTACCGATGAGTCAACTGGATTACCCATTAACGATGCTGATCGTCTTGACAATATCAAACAGCTTCTCCTATATGTTCTAAAGGGGGACAGAGACAAGCGCAGTGCCAATACTGCTGTATCTGTGGGTTCTACACACAAGGAAAGGAGGCTGCATCAGATGATGTATGCTGATCGTGATTATGATGTTGATGATACAGATTGTGGCGGGACAACCAGTGACCGGAGAAAGGCTCTTGTAACTGTGGAGAATTGTGCTGATAAGGGATACACGGTTGTGAACTTGAGGTGTCCAGACCGTCCTAAGCTGCTTTTCGATACTGTATGTACCTTAACAGATATGCAATATGTGGTCTACCATGCCACTGTTAATTCTGAAGGACCAGAGGCTTGTCAG GAGTATTACATAAGGCACATGGATGGCTGTCCTATTAGTTCCGAAGCTGAGAGGCAGAGAGTGATCAATTGCTTGGAAGCTGCTGTTCGAAGGCGAACTTCTGAG GGCATAAGACTAGAGCTTTGTGGTGATGACAGGGCTGGCCTTCTTTCTGATGTGACTCGAATATTCAGAGAGAATGGCCTTTCAGTGACTAGAGCCGAGGTTACAACCCGGGGATCCCAAGCAGTAAATGTTTTTTATGTGACTGATGCATCTGGAAACCCAGTGAGAACCGAGACAATTGAGGCGGTTAGGAGCGAAATTGGCTTGACTATACTTCGCGTAAAAGAAGA